The Ferroacidibacillus organovorans genome includes the window GTCGATCCCAGACAAATGGAAGTTCCGAAGCCGGAATGCCTAGTCCCGAATCTGAAATCGATATTCGAGCATGTGTCTCCTCCGGCACAATCCGAACGTCAACATATCCACCCTCTCGATTATATTGGATTGCGTTATCGATCAAATTAAAGTAAGCGTAAAACCAGACCCACCTATCGATGCGTGCGATCTCTTGAGATAATTGCCTCATGAATTCCATGTGGAGGA containing:
- a CDS encoding sensor histidine kinase — protein: LHMEFMRQLSQEIARIDRWVWFYAYFNLIDNAIQYNREGGYVDVRIVPEETHARISISDSGLGIPASELPFVWDRLYRVEKSRSRQLGGTGLGLAIVRQIVEQHGGVVEAMSEEGIGSTFSFTLPLRRTEGRGGTAS